In a genomic window of Vulpes lagopus strain Blue_001 chromosome 13, ASM1834538v1, whole genome shotgun sequence:
- the KBTBD2 gene encoding kelch repeat and BTB domain-containing protein 2 produces the protein MSTQDERQINTEYAVSLLEQLKLFYEQQLFTDIVLIVEGTEFPCHKMVLATCSSYFRAMFMSGLSESKQTHVHLRNVDAATLQIIIAYAYTGNLAINDSTVEQLYETACFLQVEDVLQRCREYLIKKINAENCVRLLSFADLFSCEELKQSAKRMVEHKFTAVYHQEAFMQLSHDLLIDILSSDNLNVEKEETVREAAMLWLEYNTESRSQYLSSVLSQIRIDALSEVTQRAWFQGLPPNDKSVVVQGLYKSMPKFFKPRLGMTKEEMMIFIEASSENPCSLYSSVCYSPQAEKVYKLCSPPADLHKVGTVVTPDNDIYIAGGQVPLKNTKTNHSKTSKLQTAFRTVNCFYWFDAQQNTWFPKTPMLFVRIKPSLVCCEGYIYAIGGDSVGGELNRRTVERYDTEKDEWTMVSPLPCAWQWSAAVVVHDCIYVMTLNLMYCYFPRSDSWVEMAMRQTSRSFASAAAFGDKIFYIGGLHIATNSGIRLPSGTVDGSSVTVEIYDVNKNEWKMAANIPAKRYSDPCVRAVVISNSLCVFMRETHLNERAKYVTYQYDLELDRWSLRQHISERVLWDLGRDFRCTVGKLYPSCLEESPWKPPTYLFSPDGTEEFELDGEMVALPPV, from the exons ATGTCCACTCAAGACGAGAGGCAGATCAATACTGAATATGCTGTGTCCTTGCTGGAACAGTTAAAACTGTTTTATGAACAGCAGTTGTTTACTGACATAGTGTTAATTGTTGAGGGCACTGAATTCCCCTGTCATAAGATGGTTCTTGCAACATGTAGCTCTTATTTTAG GGCCATGTTCATGAGTGGACTCAGTGAAAGCAAACAGACACATGTGCACCTGCGGAATGTGGATGCAGCCACCTTACAGATAATAATAGCTTATGCATACACGGGTAACTTGGCAATAAATGACAGCACTGTAGAACAGCTTTATGAAACAGCTTGCTTCCTGCAG GTGGAAGATGTATTACAACGTTGTCGGgagtatttaattaaaaaaataaatgcagagaattgTGTGCGATTGTTGAGTTTTGCTGATCTGTTCAGTTGTGAGGAATTAAAACAAAGTGCTAAAAGAATGGTAGAACACAAGTTCACTGCTGTGTATCACCAGGAAGCTTTCATGCAGCTGTCACATGACCTACTGATAGACATCCTCAGTAGTGACAATTTAAATGTTGAAAAGGAGGAGACAGTTCGAGAAGCTGCTATGCTGTGGCTAGAATACAACACAGAATCACGATCCCAGTATTTGTCTTCAGTTCTTAGCCAAATCAGAATCGATGCACTTTCTGAAGTAACACAGAGAGCCTGGTTTCAAGGTCTGCCGCCCAATGACAAGTCTGTGGTGGTTCAAGGTCTGTATAAGTCTATGCCCAAGTTTTTCAAACCAAGACTTGGAATGACTAAAGAGGAGATGATGATTTTCATTGAAGCATCTTCAGAAAATCCTTGTAGTCTTTACTCTTCTGTCTGTTACAGCCCCCAAGCAGAGAAAGTTTACAAGCTGTGCAGCCCACCCGCTGATTTGCATAAGGTTGGGACTGTTGTAACTCCTGATAATGACATCTATATAGCAGGTGGTCAGGTTCCtctgaaaaacacaaaaacaaatcacAGTAAAACAAGCAAACTTCAAActgccttcagaactgtgaatTGCTTTTACTGGTTTGATGCACAGCAAAATACCTGGTTTCCAAAGACCCCGATGCTTTTTGTCCGCATAAAGCCATCTTTGGTTTGCTGTGAAGGCTATATCTATGCAATTGGAGGAGACAGTGTAGGTGGAGAACTTAATCGGAGGACCGTGGAGAGATATGATACTGAGAAGGATGAATGGACAATGGTAAGCCCTTTGCCTTGTGCTTGGCAGTGGAGCGCAGCAGTTGTGGTCCATGACTGCATTTATGTGATGACACTGAACCTCATGTACTGTTATTTCCCCAGGTCTGATTCATGGGTAGAAATGGCCATGAGACAGACTAGCAGATCTTTTGCTTCGGCTGCAGCTTTTGGTGATAAAATTTTCTATATTGGAGGGTTGCACATTGCTACCAATTCTGGCATAAGACTGCCCTCTGGCACTGTAGATGGGTCTTCAGTAACTGTGGAGATTTATGATGTGAATAAAAACGAGTGGAAAATGGCAGCCAACATCCCTGCGAAGAGGTACTCAGACCCCTGCGTCAGAGCTGTTGTGATCTCaaattctctgtgtgtgtttatgcgAGAAACCCACTTAAATGAGAGAGCTAAATATGTCACCTACCAGTATGATCTGGAACTTGACCGGTGGTCTCTGCGGCAGCACATATCTGAACGTGTACTCTGGGACTTGGGGAGAGATTTTCGGTGCACTGTGGGGAAACTTTATCCATCCTGCCTTGAAGAATCTCCGTGGAAGCCACCAACTTACCTTTTTTCACCGGATGGGACTGAGGAGTTTGAACTAGATGGAGAGATGGTTGCACTACCACCTGTATAG